GTAGGGCCTGTTACATCCCATCCACTGGTATAGAGGGTCATTTGCCCTATTTTTTCTTCCAGCGTCATTTCATTGATCAAAGAATCAATAAAGGCATCTGCTTCAGATGTTTTGCTCTTTTCTTCTTTTGTACATGCCGCAACGCTGAGGCATACAATACCTGCAAATAAAAATCTCTTTATCATTATTAATTTGTTGTCTGCTTTTTGTTTGAAAATAACCAGCTTAAAAGTTCAGGTTCGGCAAAAGCCTTGTCCCAGCTATTGTGATTGGTGTCGGGGTACAGGGTAAATTTCACATCGCCACCTGCCTTTTTAATAGCTTCTACCATAATTTCAGAGTATTTCGGAGGTACCACATCATCCTCAGCCCCGTGAAAAACCCAAAACGGCACTTTGCCGGCATAGCGTTTTGCACTTTCAGGATGACCTCCCCCGCAAATGGCAAAAGCTGCAGCAAAAGTATCGGGCCTTCTGCTCACCAACTCAAATGTACCCATACCTCCCATAGACAGCCCTCCAACATACACCCGGCGCTTATCTACATAGGATTCGTTTAAGAACTTATCCAGCAGGCCTGAAACCAATGCCAGTGACTTATTAGGACTACCACCCTGCTGAAATTGAAAAATCCTGCCGTCATCGGTTATCTTTTTCTCCACATTTGACCAGTAGTCGTTTTCAGGGCATTGAGGGAAAATAACTATGGCCGGATAGTTATCCCTTTCTTCCAGAAAGAGTTTACTCCCATGAACCAGTTGCTTTTCATTGTCATACCCCCGTTCGCCGGCACCATGAAGAAAGAGCACTACCGGATACTGTGTGGTTTTGCTGAAATTGCCGGGCCATAATACCCTGTATTTCAGTGTATCTACACCAGAGACAAAATATTCCTTTTTAAAAGCGCTTCTATCCTGTGCCATAGCCGAATGCATAAGTAAAAAGCCTAGTATGACCTTAATCCATGTCTTCATAGGTAAAGCCGAGTTTGTTTAGTCCTTCTTTCACTTCCGGGGCATTCATAAACAGCTTCCAGAGTAGCCCTGTTCTGTAGTTTTCGACCATTACAGGGATAGGTCCCTGGTCAATGGCAAGGTAATGTGGTTTATACCAGTTCTTTTCGAAACTAAATGCATCGTAAGGGCCATATTCTCCTACAAGACTATCTGCTTCGGTGTACATAAACCTCAAAAAGTCCATGCTATGTTTTGGTGTATATGGGAATGAGGATAGTGCTGCAGTTGGTGAAATCACACCCAGGTCGTGTCCAGGGTGGTGTCCGGCATATCCTTTGGGAGAATAACTTGAAGTAAGTCCCCAGCACTTCTCTCCATACCCTTCATAATTTTCAGGATTTTCCACACAATACTCGTAGTGGATCAATGCATGGTTCTGGTTAAGCTTCCAGTAATCGGCATATTTATCCTTAAGTGTTCGCGGATCAAGGCCGAGGTAAGAATAATGTGCCCAAAACAGTGGCCCAACAGGATCATTATTAGTCTCATAGTGATCGAGAATGGTCTCATACCCCATGTAGGTGGTATCGCTGGTAATGGAGTCGTTGCGTGCCCAGCCTTGATGATAAACCTCAGGCTCTATCGGAAAGGTAGGTGAAGCAGCAGCAAGCACGTACATGATCAGGCACTCATTGTAGCCGCCAACGGGAAAGTTCATATCCCAGCCATTGTTGGGAGACCAATGCCAGTACAATACATTTTCGCCTCCTTTGGTGTACCAGTTCCATTCTACACCTTTCCAGAGTTCATCTATTTTGGCTGCCAGTGCTTTTTCCGCTTCATTGCCATCTTTAAAATACTCCCGTACAGTTAGCAGGCCCTGTACCAGAAAAGCGGTTTCCACCAAATCCCCTCCGTCATCTTTGGGGCTAAATGCCTTTACCTTACCGGTTTCTCCCATTAGCCAGTGCGGCCATGCGCCATGAAAACGGTCGGCCTTTTCAAGATAATCAACTATCTGCTGAAACCTTTTCAGCCCCTGCTCCCTAGTAATAAAGCCACGCTCAATACCCACCAATATAGCCATCAGACCAAAGCCTGAACCTCCTGTTGTGACCACATTTTTATCATTCTGGGGGTAAACACCATCCATATGTGTTCTTTCACGGCCTAATCCTGAAACCGGCTCGGCATTGTCCCAGAAGTACTGAAATGTCTGGTACTGTACCAATGTCATCAGGGAATCGTCGGAAATGATGCGTGTAATATCTCCGGATTCCACTTCTGTTGATTGTGGCTTCTGGCTACATGAAGCAGCCAGTATTAAAAGAGTAGTTATAAAGAGGTATAAATATTTGGTCATCCTGATTTTAATATGAGGTAAAACTTAATTTATCTAATCCGTTTTCAATTTCTTTGTTAGTCATAAACAGATCCCAAAGCAGTGCTGTACGATAATTTTCTATCATGGTAACTATCGGTCCCTGATCTATGGCAAGGTAAGAGCTGGCCGTCCACTCTCGCGTAAAGTTAAAGGCATCATAAAACCCATACGTCCCCCAGAGCTTGTCTCCAAGCAAATAATAAAAGTGCTTTATGGCTTCCATTGAGTATTCGGGAGTATAAGGCATAGAAGAAATGGCAGCCGTTGGCGTAATCACTCCAAGATCGTTATCAGGCGAATGTGCCGAATACCCTTCATGATTATCACTGGCCGTAAGCCCCCAGCTTACTTTGCTGTAGCCTACGTAATCTTTCGGGTTAGCTATGCAGTGCATCCTGTTGATGGAGGTATGGTTTACATTTTGGATCCAGTAGTTTGCGTACTGGTCTTCAAGGTTGCGGGGATCCAGGCCAAGGAAAGAATAGTGTGCAAAAAACAATGGCCCACCGTATGCACTGCCCACCGGGAGTTCAATACCGTAATATTCATTGCCATTTTTCATTTCCCCGTTGCCAGCCCAGCCCTGGTGATAAACTTCTGCATCAATGGCATGTGTGGGCGAAGATGCCGCCAGCACGTAGACGATCAAAGACTCATTCCACCCGCTGATCTGGTGGTTCATATCCCAGCCATAGTTGGGGGACCAATGCCAGTAAAGCACCTCCTCGCCTTCTCGGGTAAACCAGTCCCACTCTACCGCTTCCCATAGTTGGGTGATGGCAGATTTTATGGCAGCTTCCTGGGTATCTCCATCATTCAGGTATTCACGCACCGTGAGCAAACCCTGGACCATGAATGCAGTTTCTACAAGATCGGCACCATCATCTTTCTGACTAAATGGTATTACTTCTCCTGTATTACCATTTACCCAGTGGGGCCAGACCCCATGAAAGCGATCGGCGGTGGACAAAAAATCAACTATTGTCTCAAGCCTGTCCATCCCTTGCTGGCGAGTGATGAACCCTCGCTCTATACCTACAAGGATTGTCATCACTCCAAATCCGGAACCCCCAATGGTTACCACATCACCGGAAGTATTACGCTCCCTGGCAAGACCACTGGTAGGATGAGCAAAATCCCAGAAGTATTTGAAAGTCTGCTCCTGTACTTTGGTAAGCAATTCTTCATCCGTTATTTCAGGGAATTTGTAAGTAGAATCGAGTTGTGTATAAAAAGTCAATTCGTAACCGAAGAAAGGCTCATTATCTGTACCTTTTAATGTTTCCATTAACTCCAAATTATATTTTTTCAGATATTCCAGGGTAATGGAACTGGTCACACTAACCATTTTGCCATCCTCAGAGGTTATTACCGGGGCAACAGTGCCTGATATTTGAAGTGCTTCCTCAAAAGATTCCATATCCACCGGACCTGAAAAACTGAATGTGAAGGTCGGGTTTACCTTGACATTGGTAACCAGCGGTTTTTGATCAATAGTGTTCCCATCTATTACAACTGACAAAAGCTTCAGGTCTTCCGGTTTGGTTTTAAAGCTGAAAGATACGGCCGTAGCACTTCCTCCACCGGCTCCATGGAGCTGTTCGGATATACTTAAGGTATAGACTGTGCTACTTTCCAGAAGGGTAGCCGGATGAATTAGCACAGTATTCTGTGCTGAAAGTGTAGCTTCAAATGCCACGTCCTTACTGTCTGAGGTCAATGAAATGGCGGATAGTAAAGATGTTTCATCTAAAGCTCCGGTAAAGATCAATGTTATAGGCTTGTCAACAGGTAAACCTTCTGTTGTTTCACTACCGTCGATACTGATTGCTGTTGAGCCCATAAAGGCCTGCTTTAAGCCAAACGGCTCCTGGCTTGCATCATCATCGTTGCAAGAAAGCAGGCTCATCATGAGCACGGTAAACAAAAAACAACTTTTCAATTTCATATTCCGGAACAAAGGATCGCTTACGGTTTATCTTTTAATATAATCAATCCACATCATCTACCAGCGCCTGAATTTCATCTGCCGAAAGCGCCCTGTTAAATATTCTCACTTCATCGATTTCGCCGGTTAAGAAGCTGGCCCATGGCTGTGACCCAGTAGCAGAAGTTAAACTGGGTGTAGTTTGGAACTGATATGTTCCGAATACCATAGAGCCTACATTCTCGAAAGCCAAAGGGCCTGTCCATGCGGCAGGAGTTGTGGATTTCAACTCTCCATTGATGTAGTATTTGATTTCCGAAGAGGTGGCGTCATAAGTTAGCGTGTGGTTAGACCACTGACCAAAAATATTAGTTAAGTTAGTGATTCCAGTAACCCAGGTTTCACTTGCACCATTGGTAACGTGTGCCTTCATATTTGCACCATTAGTCAAATTGCCACCATCTACGAGCACCTCGATGTTGCCCCAGAAGGAACTTACATTTGACAGACTGACCAACCCAAATGAACCGTCTATTCCCGATTCATCACCTACATAATCCACCTTTGCCCAAAATGACAGGGTAAAATTCTCTACTCCGGCTAATGTATCTCCCGGGAAAAGTATGTATGACTCATTAGCTGCATCCAAGCTAAGTGCATTGCCTTTAATGCCGTCGGCAAAACCCGGCGCCCCACTTGTAGTAGCGCTCTTTTCACTGATAATGTCAAGGAAGACACCTCCTTCAAATGGCATATAAAAAATCTCTCCATCCTTGGGGAAATATTCGTTGGTCACTATAAAAGTTACTGACTCGGTAGTTTCTTTACCTGAAGGATCTGTTGCTGTTACCGCAACTGTATGTTCACCAATCGGAAGGCCTTCATAGGTAAAAGAATTGTTGGCATTCCTGTAGTCTTTAAAGTCAGAAAAATCAGCCAGCTCAGCTCCATCAAGCGCTATGGATACAGACTGCACTTCAATGTCATCAGTAGCCTGGAACTTAAAGGTAACATCGGCAGTGTTTTCAGTGAAAGGAATAAAAATATCACCCGTCGGATTGCTGATGGTAACTACAGGGGCAGACTCATCCGGTCCCGGATCTACGGCCGAAATATCATCTATATAGCCGTCATCGCAACCAAAGGCGAATATGGCTCCCATTATGTATAATTTATATAATTTCATTTTTGCTTAGGTTTAATTTTGTTCATACTCCGCTAACTGAGGCAACAGATCAAGCTGAGCCAATGGATATGGCAGGTATTTGTCCTCTTCTTCGATGTAATTTCTGACATCATAATCAAGCTCCTCAGTCCTGTTGTGACGTACAAGGTCATAAAACCTGATGCCCCACTCCATGGCAAATTCTGCATACTTCTCATTCAGCACATCTTCCAATGTAACTCCTGAGATATCTCCAAGTCCAGCCCTGTCGCGTACCTCATTCAAGGCAGCGTCAGCACTCATTACACTGCTCGTAGCTCCTTGAGTAAGGGCTTCGGCATGCATCAACAAGATCTCTGCATAACGTATGCATATAAAGTTTTTGTTGGTACCATATACAGTCCTTCCGGGAGTTAGTTGGTTGGAAGGCAGATAGTGTTTTCCACTTGAAAACATCGACCTTGGGTTTGGTGAACCGTCAGTTTTACCAATAATATCACCATCCCTGGTTTCATTGGAGACCCATGCCGGAAGTGTGGCATAAGCAGGGTCAGATTTTATTTTCGCTATGCCTTCCTCTGTGAAAAGTACGCTGGTTTCCAGCCTTACGGTTTCTCCTCTATCCAGCATGAACTTGATATACTTCTCCGTAGGCTCCCAGAAGCCCCAGCCTCCACCAGCACCCGCAACTGCGGGAGCGTAATCGTTGGGGCCAAAGAATTCATACAGGTATGAGAAATTTTGCCCTGAGCCTTGCCCCAAGTCTGAGTACTGTAGCTCAAGAATATTTTCGCTACTCAACTTGCCCGGAATTTTGAAAAGCTCATAAAAATCAGGATATAGGGTAAATGCGCCCGATTCAATGATTTGTCCGGTAGCATTGGCTACTTCCTGATAGTTTTTAAGCTCCAGGTTGGCCAGCGCTTTTACAGCAAGGGCGGTATAGCGGGTAATACCACCCGGGATGTCCGTCCTTTGGTTGGGATGCACATTGGGCAGCAAAGGTATAGCTGCATCCATATCAGCAGAAATATGCTGCATCACTTCCTCACGTGAAGATACTTCTGTGGTGTATAATTCGTCAGTCGAAGAACTGGTTGTGATCAATAAGCCTCCCCAGAGCCGTGAAAGCTGGAATAGAGAAAATGCTCTCATCACCTTAATTTCGGCTATATACTGATCAGCCTCAGCCGGATTTGGTGCATACTCCTTGTAAAGGGCTATCTGCTCCATATTTGCATGGTAGTCGATGATGTCGGAGTAAAGGTTAAGCCAGGCTGAATTGTACATCCAGAATGACCTGTCGTAGCGGTACACATCGGTAGCCAGCAAAGGCTCCTGATCACCATTCGGGTCTACATCATCACCTCTTACTGATATCAGCGGGTAGGTCTCCCATTGCAATTCATATAGCTTAGCGTATGCACCTGTCAAAAGACGGAACATATCCTCGGTTTTTGTGTAGTCAACGCCGTCAAGCACTACCTCATTTTCGAGGGGCTCGTTCAGAGAGTCGTCGCACGACAGCACGATTAGTGATGCCAGTGTCAGACTCATTATATATTTTAAAAACTTGATAGGTTTCATAACAATCAGTTTAAAAATTTTAAAGTTTTATGTTCAGACCTATGGTGTAAATACCTGGAATAGGATAAGTCTGGCGGTCAATACCATCGGCTACCTCCGGGTTGAAACCGTTGTAATCAAATACGGTCAATGGTCTCTCTGCTGTAAGTGTAATCCTGACATCCGGCATAGGTGCCCCGAACAGCTCTCTATTGATCAGGCTATAGGCCAACCTTACGTTTTGGATACGGAAGTAAGAACCATCCTCTACAAAGTAATCACTCATGCTCAGGTTATAGGCCTTTCTCAAACCTGCCGCTGATGGGTATTCGTTGGAAGTACCTTCTCCTCTCCATAGGTTATCGGCAAGGTCGGCATCAATGTTGGTATCTGTGGTGAACAGCATTTCGCCTCGCTTTCGGTTAAGTATACTGTGACCGGTCTGTCCCTGGAAGTTGGCTGTCAATTCTATGTTTTTATAATTAACACCGATATTGAATCCATAAGTTAACTTGGGTAAATATGAGCCTAACACCACACGATCGAGGTCATCTATCACACCATCATTGTTTTGGTCTTTGAACCTGAAATCACCGGGAATAATATTATTGGCATCAATAAATTCCTGGGTCAGGCCGCTACTGCTGATCTGCCCTTCGTTTTGGAATACACCTTCCACTTCATACCCGAAAAAGGCTTCTATCGGCTCTCCAATGATTGATCTCTGACGGAACTCGCCTTGTCCTGCATTCAGATAAGGCTGTCCGCCGAGGTCTCTAACTTCATTTTTGAGGGTGGCAAGGTTTCCTCCAACGGAGTAAGACAGGTCCTCAGAAATGTTGTCAGACCAGTTAAGTGCAAGCTCAAGTCCTGAATTGCGTATAACACCTCTGTTTCTACGAATCTGATCTCTAACCAATGGTAACACGATAGGGAGAGCAGCATCTTCGGTATCCCTGATATAGTAATCCGCTTCAAGTGAAAGCTTGTTTTCCAGGAACCTTCCGCTTATACCTATGTTGGTTTCTTCAGTAGTTTCCCACTTCTCCAGCAGGTCATAAAAAACATCGGCTTCATTACCCAACACAAGTATTCCACCTATTGCGGTTTCTGTGCCTACCAAAGTAGGCTTACCAACCGCTGCAGGCGATGAATCATTGCCCAACTTACCCCAGCTAGCCCTGATCTTCAGGAAATTAACCGGTTTAAAGTCGAAGAAACTCTCTTCTGAAAGCACCCAGCCTACACCTACGGTAGGGAAATTGCCCCATTTCTCCTGGAATTTGTTTGTACCATCTCTTCTGAAAGTACCGTAGATCAGGTAACGGTCATCATAGTTGTAGGAGATCCGCCCGAAATAGGAAGTGCCATAGAATTTACCCAGATCACTATTTTCATCGTCAAAATCCCCTACTTCTCCCACATCGATAGCTCCGTTGTCTATGTACCAATACTCCTCATTATCAGGATTTGGAGAAGGGTTTAACTCAGTACCTTTAGCGAAAAGCAGATCAGCAGTTTCGCTACGGTAAGAGTAGCCTCCCATGATGCTGAAGCTATGTGCCCCAATATTTTCATTGAAAGTTAAAATGTTATCCCATATCTCATCAAGGGAAGTAGTATTCTGTTTTTTAATTCCCGATACTACCGGTGAAAGTCCATCATTAAAGGCAAAGTCCACGGTTCGCTGATTTACCGAGCCGAAGTTATAATTGTAGGAGGTCTTAAATGATAGCTTGTTGGGAAGGATCTCGAAATCTGCGTAGAAATTTGCAAGTATTTTAGTGACCTTGAATCTGTCATCGTTATACAGCAGATCATAAAACGGATTTTGCGAATTTCTATAGCCTAATATTTTGGCATTGGACAGACTAAAAGGTTCCGCATCGGTGTTTTGATCATCATAAACCGGCAGGATAGGAACTGCAAAATAGGTTTTGAACCATACGGCGTTGTCGGCAACATATCTTGTAGCATTGCTGATGTTGACATTACCTCCTACATTTAACCAGTTGGCAGCATCAAAGTCCACTTTACTCCGGAAGTTGAAACGTTCATAGTCATTGCGGGTATGCTGTAGCAGACCTTCCTGATCAAAGTAACTTGCCCCAACAGCATAGCGCGAATTCTGGCCTCCTCCACTGATGGTAATAGAGTGATTTTGAATGGGTGCCGTCTGCAGTACCTCATCATACCAGTCGGTATTTACATCAGGTACGTTAGGGTTTACCCGGCTTCGCCCATATCGCTGAAAGGCGGCATTGAGAAAAGCAATATCAGCTGATGATCCGGTTTCCCGGACGTATTGAGAAAACTGCTCCGCATTAGCCATTTTCAATACATTCTGAGGTACCTGCACACCATAGTAACCATCATAAACAATTTGCGGTGCCTGGTCGTATGATCCGGATTTCGTTTCGATAAGTACTACACCATTAGCAGCACGCACACCGTAAATGGCAGCGGCAGAAGCATCTTTCAGCACTGAGATGCTTGCGATATCAGCGGTATTCAGGAAGTCGATGTTATCGAAGAACATCCCGTCAACCACGTAAAGTGGATCGGATTTTCCTTGTAGAGAACCTACACCCCTAACCCTAACCTTGGGGCCTTCCCCAGGTTCACCACGGCTCACGATCTGTACACCGGCCACTTTTCCCTGAAGGGCCTGCATTGCCTGACTTGTGGGTGTCTTCTGTATCTCTTCGGCCTTTACTGTGGCAATGGCAGAAGTAAGGTCTTTTTCCTGCTGGGTTCCATACCCAACTACTACAATTTCATCCAGTGAGGTAATATCACTTTCCATACTAATGTCAATGACACTTCTGCCACTCACATTCACACTTTGTGTCGCAAAACCTATAAATGAAAAGATGATGACATTTTCACCTTCATTAAGACTCAGCGAATAATTTCCATCAATATCGGTGACTGTACCTTTAGTTGTATTCTCCACAAGCACATTGACACCCGGCAACGGCTGGCCGTCGTCTGATGATGTCACCTTTCCACTAACATTTGTCTGTGCTCTTGCACCGGATATAACGGCCAGAGCTAGCATAAGAGAGAGTAAATATTTTAGCATAAGGTTATTGTTAGGTTATTATTTGCGACTGGTTACCCAATCGTGAAATAATGGTAGTCGGGATTCTATACTAAAACAAGAAACAGGAAGTGATTTCTGTTAAAACAAGGCATTTTTTGAGCTTAAAAAACATGCCGCCGTTGCGCTTAAAAAACAATGATACGAGTGAATCAGAGGGTTTTTGTCACTGGAAACGATTGCATGTATCGCATTAATAGCAGAAATGGGGATTTTGAAGATTTAGCCTCGAAAGATGTCTGTCAAATCAAACTTCTGAGGATCATACAGATAGTTCGGGTTTTGTAATGTCAACTCACAAAATGAACGATCAGGTCGTTTTCTATGCCGCAGATGGAAATCTGCAAAGGTCCTTTGAAACTGATATGTAAAACTGATAGTTTAGTAACACTAACCAAACGCAAACCAACCATAACAAGCAGATGAAAAAAGAAATGACTGAAACGGAACTTCGGCAATTGGAAAAACAACTTGGGTGCCCAAGCGGAGAGATGGGTATAGAACTAGGCGTGACCATGCATGAAACTAATATCGGCATGACTCTGAACACAATTGAATTCCTTGACCTGCATGATGGCAATTTGGTACTCGAACTAGGGCATGGAAACTGTAGCCATCTGGAGAAATTGTTAGGGAAAGCAAAAAACCTCGCATACCACGGGCTGGAGATTTCAACTTTGATGCATGAGGAAGCTCAAAGAATTAATCAGCAGGTAATTGCAGATCACAAAGTTGATTTTAAGCTTTATAATGGTGAGAATATCCCGTTTCCTGAAAGTCATTTCGACAGGATCATGACGGTAAATACTATTTATTTTTGGAAAGAGCCTGAAGGGTTTATTAATGAGATCGGGAGAAAGTTGAAGCCAAACGGTTGTTTGGTTATAACTTTTGCTCAAAAGGATTTTATGAAGAACCTGCCGTTTGTAGGAGAAAACTTTACCTTGTACAACCAAAGAGATATTGAAAAGCTGGTGGAAGGATCGGGTCTGGCGATCACCGGATACCTCGATAAAACAGAAGAAGTAAAAAGTAAGGCAGGGGAAAGTGTGGAGAGATTTTACTCTATGGTGAAGTTGGCCAAGAAATAGTGACAGAACTAAGAAATAGCTACCTATAATTAATACTGCTTACTAAACTTCCAAATGTTTGGTAAAACTGGTCTTGCTCAGAAGTACCGACTGTAGTAATACTACAAAACTGATTAATTCTACTCCCTTTTGCTGATAGGTCGCTCTCTTTTCAGAGCCGCATTTGTTGCTGTTTAGGTAAAAATCACTTGAAGCCGGATGGCTCTGCTATAGCAGTTGAGGCATGCGCAGTATAAATGGCGGTATCAGCCCCTATAAGAGCCGCTATCATACTGTTATCGGTTGATGAATAATTTTCACATTTGCATTGTATAAGGTTTTAATTATTCATGCACTAAAAAATAAAGACGATGTCATTTCAAGCATATTTAGACAACATTCAAACAAAAACAGGGAAAACACCTACAGATTTTGAAACGTTGGCAGCAGAAAAGGGATTCACCCGGGATGGGCAAATTAAACAAGGGGTAAAAGCTACGGAGATCACCAACTGGTTAAAAGATGAGTATGAGCTAGGGCATGGTCATGCCATGGCTATTTATGCTTATATTAAAGGCAAGAGAGAGTAGGCCGAGCCTCACATTAATTGATTGTTTCCCGGCTAGTTTTTAGCAGCTTCTATAGGTAATTAAAGGCAAAACAATGAAATTGGTGACCCCCTTAATTACCTATCAGAAGTTTAATGGAAAAAACAATTGTTATAGGCGGCGGCCTGATGGGCAGCTCGGCGGCCTGGCAGCTTTCCCGGCAGGGAGAACAGGTATTGCTCATTGAGCAGCAACAAAGCGTTTATAAAAATGGATCAAGCTATGGTGAGTCGCGTATTGCCAGGAGCCTTGGGCCGGAAGATGACATTTTCTCCTACCTTCACAACAAATCGGTAGCTGAAGCAAAGCAGCTAATTTCGTTTTTAAACGCTGCATCAAATGGCAACACACATAGCATGGAGGATATCTACACGCATTCGCCTGTAACCTATGTGTTTGACCATACGAGTATCGAAGAGATGAAAGCCATTTGCCATGAAAAGCAGACTGACGCTTATAAAATAGCATCTCATACCAATGCTCATGAGGTTCTAGGCATGACTATCCCTTCGTCCGATACGGTGATCAGGGAGTTCACTGACTATAGCGGAACTTTTAATCCCAGAGTTTTAATTGCGAAGCTACATGAGGGCATACGGCAATATGGTAACAGGATTTTGTATGGATATAAAATAGCCGGCATATCCCGAAAGCATGGGCATTATGAAATTGAAGCCGTTGACCTTCAAACGCAGGAAACAAAATTATTTCTCACAGAAAAACTGGTAGTGGCGGCAGGGCCTTATACCGGAGAGTTGTTAAAGCACATTGCCCCTCAATTCGGTACGCTGATCACGCCCAAGCGGGTATTTACTTCTTTCTTTAAAATAAAAGCCTCAGTATATCTCACCTACTCCGCTGATGAAAAGGAAGCCATAAGGCAGTCTCAACCCTCCTATTTTCAGTATGATGGCCTGTTCTACTCCATGATTGACCGCATTGATGATGACGGTTTACCGGTTTTCAAAGCAGGCGCCCATGGCATTTATCATTCGATTGAGAATATGGATGAGTGCTGGAATACCCAGCCGACTGATGAAAATGTAGAATGGGTCAGGGAGAGATTGTACAGGTACTTAAAGATGCTTAACATTTCCATTCAAGAATCTGATTTGGAATATGTTCATAAACAGTCATGTGTATATTCCCTGACAGTCAACGGACTACCTTTTGTTACACCTGCAACCCAGGGAGACAATAGCATGGTAGTCATAGGAGGCATGAATGGTATAGGAGGCAAAGGAAGTATGTGCTATGGTTTGATTGCTGCAAATCTTTTGCTGGGAAAGGAGGAGGAGGAAGCAATGTACAAAAAGACTCTGGAGGCTTTAAGAAAATAAAAACTAGTCTAAGGCATCCCGGCTAAGTACGATTTTTTCATCAATGGCTTTTGTAATAGTTCCTACGACTTTATCAAGACTTAGACATTCCTGTTCAATTTTATGATAAAAGCTTTTTAACTCGTATATATCCTGAACATGATTTGCTAAATGGGCCAGGCCCAGCAGGCGTGCCACGGGAGCCCTGAGTTGGTGAGCGTTGATAAAGGCATACTCTTCGAGTTGCCGGTTACGAATAGTCAGCTCACTGGTTCTTTGCTTTACCTTCTCTTCCAGTAGAAGGGTCATCTTCTTGCGGGATCGGTACCTAAAGATGAGCAACATGAAAATTATAATTAATAGTATAAGCAAAACTGTTAAATAATACACTTTTTCGCTGTTTCGCTTAACGGCAGACTGCAGGAGCTCCTTTTCGAGCCTGGCCTTGTCCATTTCGAATTGATGCTGCCTGTCAAGGTCATTTTTAATGATGTCGGAAACCTGACTTAGATTATAGATTTTCCGGTAAAGGTCGAAAAAGGCTTCATGTGCAGCCAGGGCATTTTCATAATCGTTTAAATAATCGTAAGCAATATATCGCCAGTTGTTAACCT
This region of Fulvivirga ulvae genomic DNA includes:
- a CDS encoding NAD(P)/FAD-dependent oxidoreductase, translating into MEKTIVIGGGLMGSSAAWQLSRQGEQVLLIEQQQSVYKNGSSYGESRIARSLGPEDDIFSYLHNKSVAEAKQLISFLNAASNGNTHSMEDIYTHSPVTYVFDHTSIEEMKAICHEKQTDAYKIASHTNAHEVLGMTIPSSDTVIREFTDYSGTFNPRVLIAKLHEGIRQYGNRILYGYKIAGISRKHGHYEIEAVDLQTQETKLFLTEKLVVAAGPYTGELLKHIAPQFGTLITPKRVFTSFFKIKASVYLTYSADEKEAIRQSQPSYFQYDGLFYSMIDRIDDDGLPVFKAGAHGIYHSIENMDECWNTQPTDENVEWVRERLYRYLKMLNISIQESDLEYVHKQSCVYSLTVNGLPFVTPATQGDNSMVVIGGMNGIGGKGSMCYGLIAANLLLGKEEEEAMYKKTLEALRK